GCGGCCGAGTCAGCGCGCACTCGCGGACCACACCGGATTCGAAGCGCTCTATGTCTCAAAACTGGCACGCAGCCTGGAAGCTGCCGGGCTCGTCGAACGGGCCGCCGACCCCGCCGACACCCGGGCGGTCCAGCTGTCCCTGACCGTCGAAGGCCTCAAGGTCGCCGACCACGCGGTCGGGATCGTGCGCCGGCTCGTCGACGGACTGCTCGCACCCCTGGGCGGTCTGGACGGCCCTGACGCCGAGGCGTTCACCCGGGCGCTGACGGCCCTGCTCGACGTACCGGTTCCCGCAGTCACCGATCCACCCACCGAGGAGTCATCATGACCACCGCACCCAGCGTCAACGGCCAGGTCATCGGGCAG
This genomic interval from Streptomyces sp. NBC_00464 contains the following:
- a CDS encoding MarR family winged helix-turn-helix transcriptional regulator, encoding MGNALDGPTPGFLVWRLSMKWRVAIDRALRPLGLTHAQYSLLGSLLGMQRTGLRPSQRALADHTGFEALYVSKLARSLEAAGLVERAADPADTRAVQLSLTVEGLKVADHAVGIVRRLVDGLLAPLGGLDGPDAEAFTRALTALLDVPVPAVTDPPTEESS